One window of the Lytechinus pictus isolate F3 Inbred chromosome 5, Lp3.0, whole genome shotgun sequence genome contains the following:
- the LOC129261932 gene encoding sugar transporter SWEET1-like, with product MEVLSILSWICIATTIGFFCSGIPVFIPIIKNGSTGNTQFLPFLLGLMNGIACLWYGVLKADFTMIVVNTTGVVFHIFYVTIYLFYTNEKESANQKTLIGGAFLVGIYVYFNHVITERSMLENQLGLTTCLMVLATNISPLAELGNAIRKRNSESFSTFMASAMFVTSLAWTLYGLLIEDIYVQIPSVPGMVSGITQLALLGIFPSRGPEKRAKAD from the exons ATGGAAGTGCTTAGTATTCTATCTTGGATTTGCATAGCAACAACGATTGGATTCTTTTGTTCTGGCAT ACCCGTCTTCATACCAATCATTAAGAATGGATCGACTGGAAACACTCAGTTTCTACCATTTCTTCTGGGGTTGATGAA TGGTATAGCTTGTCTATGGTATGGTGTATTAAAGGCTGACTTCACTATGATTGTGGTCAACACTACAGGAGTAGTCTTTCATATCTTTTACGTCACAATCTACCTATTTTATACCAATGAAAAG gagAGTGCAAATCAGAAGACTCTAATTGGAGGTGCATTCTTGGTCGGTATCTACGTCTATTTCAATCACGTGATTACAGAGAGATCGATGTTAGAGAACCAGCTTGGTCTAACCACCTGTCTAATGGTTCTTGCGACAAATATATCACCCTTGGCCGAACTA GGGAACGCCATTAGAAAACGCAATAGTGAATCGTTTTCTACTTTTATGGCGAGCGCCATGTTTGTCACGTCACTCGCATGGACATTATATGGATTGCTTATAGAAGACATATATGTACAG ATACCCAGTGTTCCTGGGATGGTTTCCGGTATTACCCAGCTTGCATTGCTCGGCATATTTCCGTCACGTGGCCCTGAAAAGCGCGCAAAAGCAGATTAA